A stretch of the Amycolatopsis sp. BJA-103 genome encodes the following:
- a CDS encoding TetR/AcrR family transcriptional regulator, translated as MTEVLGRRERKKAATRQKIADTALRLFLERGYDAVGIREVAAEADVAVTTLFSHFASKEALVFERDANFEQSLARAVTGRAPHEPLISALRREMHAMVRHCTADGAAPIWRMIDGSPALREYEESMRLRHAESLAAAIAADPGLSHSATACRTIARFVVDAHSLGREAADPEAAVDEIFRMIEAAWEVVSPSEQPAG; from the coding sequence ATGACCGAGGTTCTCGGACGTCGTGAGCGCAAGAAGGCCGCGACCCGACAGAAGATCGCCGACACCGCCCTGCGGCTCTTTCTGGAGCGCGGATACGACGCGGTGGGCATCCGCGAGGTGGCCGCGGAGGCCGACGTCGCCGTCACCACGCTCTTCTCCCACTTCGCCTCGAAGGAGGCATTGGTGTTCGAGCGGGACGCGAATTTCGAGCAGAGCCTCGCGCGGGCGGTGACCGGTCGCGCCCCGCACGAGCCGCTCATTTCCGCGCTGCGCCGGGAGATGCACGCGATGGTGCGGCATTGCACGGCGGACGGTGCCGCGCCGATCTGGCGCATGATCGACGGATCGCCCGCGTTGCGGGAGTACGAGGAATCGATGAGGCTGCGGCACGCGGAGTCGCTGGCGGCGGCGATCGCGGCCGATCCTGGTCTCTCGCATTCCGCGACGGCCTGCCGGACGATCGCGCGGTTCGTGGTCGATGCCCATTCGCTCGGTCGCGAGGCGGCCGATCCGGAAGCCGCGGTGGACGAGATCTTCCGCATGATCGAGGCGGCGTGGGAGGTTGTCAGTCCTTCGGAGCAACCGGCGGGCTGA